AAATAGCAGTAATCGCCGCGACCCGGGAAAACCCGTCTCGCGGCGTTGATGTCTGATCGGTAAGCAAGAAGTTGCCAAGCGGCCGATCAGGAAAGAGTTTTAAGCGTAGGGGTGTAGCTCAATTGGCAGAGCGCCGGTCTCCAAAACCGGAGGTTGGGGGTTCGATGCCCTCCGCCCCTGCCACCGATTCAGGTGTAGGGTACTGAAAGTAAACCGCGTATGTCTAACCACCCTGTGCAAACTGTCGGCGAATCCGGCAGCAAGCTCAAAGTAATACTGGCAGTTTTGGCTGTCGTCGCCGGCGTTGTCGGCTTTTATTTTTTGTCGGGCCAGTCTGGTCTGGTGCGCGCTGGTGCACTGGTTGCCGGTTTGGTGGCGGCAGTTGCGCTGGCATGGACTTCGACCCAAGGCCGTGAGTTCCTTGGTTTCGCCAAAGAAGCCGTGCGTGAGACAAAAAAGGTGGTCTGGCCGACCCGCAAGGAAGCGATGCAGATCACTGCCATCGTTTTCGCATTTGTGCTGGTGATGGCGATTTTCCTGTGGGGCATCGATAAGATCCTCGAGGTCTTGTTGTACGACGTGATATTGGGTTGGAAACAATAATGAGCGATAGCACACAAAACGATGCGCAAGCAACGCCGCCTGCTGTAACGCCTTCGGCGCCAGCGGGCAAAAAGCGCTGGTATGTGGTGCATGCTTATTCCGGTATGGAAAAGAGCGTGCAACGCGCGCTTACCGAGCGCATTGACCGCGCTGGAATGCAAGAACAGTTCGGCCAGATCCTGGTGCCGACTGAAGAAGTAATCGAAGTCAAGAATGGCCAGAAAGCCGTTACCGAACGTCGTTTCTTCCCGGGCTATGTCCTGGTCGAGATGGAAATGACGGACGAAACCTGGCATCTGGTAAAGAACACCAACAAGGTGACCGGTTTCATCGGCGGCAAGTCAAACAAGCCTACCCCGATTCCGCAGCATGAAGTCGACAAGATCATGCAGCAGATGCAAGACGGCATCGAGAAGCCACGGCCTAAGGTTCTGTATGAAGTCGGCGAGCTGGTGCGTATCAAGGAAGGTGCTTTCACCGACTTCAACGGCAACGTCGAAGAAGTGAATTACGAGAAATCGCGCGTACGCGTGACCGTCACCATCTTCGGCCGCGCTACGCCGGTTGAACTGGAATTCGACAAGGTCGAAAAAGTCTAAGTAAATTCAAGAATCAACGCCGTTCGGAGCGTCACGGGCGAAAGCCCGAGGAATCCGATGCAGTAAGAGGAGCCCTATTAAATCTTCCCATTCATCGGGGAGTATCAAAAAGGCGCTAATACTCACTTAACGTAGGAGCCATCATGGCAAAGAAAATCATTGGTTTTATCAAGCTGCAAGTTCCAGCTGGTAAAGCAAACCCATCCCCACCGATTGGTCCAGCACTGGGTCAGCGCGGTCTGAACATCATGGAATTCTGTAAGGCATTCAATGCCCAGACCCAAGGTGTTGAGCCGGGCCTGCCAATTCCAGTCGTGATCACCGCGTTCGCTGACAAGTCCTTCACATTCGTGATGAAGACTCCTCCAGCAACGATCCTGATCAAGAAGGCTGCTGGCATCACCAAGGGTTCGGCTACGCCGCATACCACTAAGGTTGGTTCGATCACCCGTAAGCAAGCAGAAGAAATCGCTACCTTGAAGAAGCCCGATTTGACTGGTGCTGATCTGGAAGCCGGCGTTCGTACTATCGCTGGTTCTGCTCGTTCGATGGGCATCACGGTGGAGGGTCTGTAATGGCTAAGTTAACTAAACGCGCAAAAGCGATCAAAGCTAAAGTTGATCGCACCAAGGCATATCCATTCGACAACGCTGTGGCGTTGATCAAGGAATGCGCAACTGCAAAATTCAACGAATCGATCGATGTGTCCGTCCAGCTGGGCGTTGATGCAAAGAAATCGGACCAAGTGGTTCGCGGTTCTGTCGTGCTGCCAGCTGGCACCGGCAAGACCGTTCGCGTTGCAGTATTTGCTTCCGGCGAAAAAGCCGAACAAGCTAAAGCTGCCGGCGCCGACATCGTTGGCATGGAAGACCTGGCTGAGCAGATCAAAGCCGGCAACATGCCTTTCGATATCGTGATCGCATCGCCAGATACCATGCGTATCGTTGGTACCCTGGGCCAGATCCTGGGCCCACGCGGTTTGATGCCTAATCCGAAGGTTGGTACTGTTACTCCTGACGTCGCTACTGCCGTCAAGAACGCAAAAGCCGGTCAAGTGCAATACCGTACCGACAAAGCCGGTATCGTTCACGCAACCATCGGCCGTAAATCGTTTAGCGATGCAGAACTGAAGTCCAACTTGTTGGCACTGATCGACGCATTGAGCAAAGCAAAGCCAGCCACCAGCAAGGGTGTATACCTGCGCAAGATCTCGATGTCTTCGACCATGGGCGCTGGCGTCCGTGTCGATCAATCGACTCTGGCTGCTTAATAAAGTATTGCGGGACAGAGTTAAGCGTAGCGGTACTCTGTCCTCAACTGATTAAGAGTTAAGTCCTGCAGGCGAAAGTCTGCAGGCGAATCTTTGGGCTGGACCTGTATTGGCGGTAACGATGCAGATCCAGGCAATCAAAGACCGTTGGGCGGCGTGTCGCAGGAGTTTATAAGCTGCGGCACAAAGTTAAATCGCGCAAGCAACCCAACGCAGATGGTGTACCCGAACAAGTTTTGTAGTCTCATCGCTGCGTCCTGATTCACTCCGAGTGATCATGCGCAAGTTCTGAACTCCTAACTTCGGACGCCGTGTTCGAACCGATGTGAGGTAAGCAGCCATTTGCGGTTGTGTAATGTCCGAGCATCATTTTTGGAGGTTGATCTTGAGTCTCAATCTGAATGACAAAAAGGCCGTAGTCGCCGAAGTCTCTGCAAAAGTTGCAAATGCACAGACTATCGTCGTGGCCGAATATCGTGGCATCCAGGTTGGTCACTTGACCCAACTGCGCGCTAATGCGCGTACCCAGGGTGTGTACTTGCGTGTATTGAAAAATACACTGGCACGTCGCGCCGTTGAAGGTACCGCGTTTGCCGACCTCGCTTCGCAAATGACCGGCCCGTTGATCTATTCGATCTCCGAGGATGCCGTTGCTGCTGCAAAAGTCATCAACGACTTTGCAAAAACCAACGACAAACTGGTCGTCAAGGCAGGTAATTTCGCTGGTAAGTCGCTGGATAAGGCGGGTGTACAAGCGTTGGCAAACATTCCAAGTCGCGAAGTTCTGCTGGCCCAAGTTGTGGGCATGATGCAGGCACCGATTTCTGGATTTGTGCGTGGTTTGGCTGCTCTGGCAGCAAAGAAAGAAGCCGAAGCTGCTTAATTGCAGTTTCACGGCGCTTTCTTAGCGTTAAAACCAATCAGATGTTATTACTGTAAAAAATTAGGAGTTTCACATGGCACTTGACAAAGACGCAATCCTGGACGCAGTTGGCGCCCTGACCGTTTTGGAATTGAATGACCTGGTAAAGGCATTTGAAGAGAAGTTTGGCGTTTCCGCAGCTGCTGTTGCAGTTGCTGGCGGCGCAGGCGGCGGCGCAGCTGCTGCAGTTGAAGAGCAAACTGAGTTCACCGTTATTCTGAAGTCTTTCGGCGCGAACAAGGTTGGCGTAATTAAGGCAGTTCGCGAAATCACCGGTCTGGGCTTGAAAGAAGCTAAAGACCTGGTTGACGGTGCACCGAAGCCAGTTAAAGAAGGCGTTTCGAAAGCCGACGCTGAAGCAGCAGCCAAGAAATTGGTTGAAGCCGGCGCAGAAGCTGAAGTTAAGTAATTTCAGCTTTTTAGAGCGCATTTATTGCGCTGGAGTCAAAGTGCAGAACTCTCGAAAAGGAGGGTTCGGCTTTGGCTCCTTTGTCGTTTTTGATTTTGTTTAGCGCTTGTTGTTTTATTAAGCGTCCGTTGCCATCAAGCTCGAAGGGCTGAGACTTGAGGAATTGTTGGTTAAGACAGTGTAGCTAGTACATTAGTTTTGTCTAGTTTCACCAAAATATCCAGCGAATCCTGAATTCTCTATCCTTCCTGTCACTCACGGAGTGTTCAATGCACTACTCATTTACTGAGAAGAAGCGTATTCGTAAATCTTTTGCGAAACGCGCTAACGTTCACCACGTTCCGTTCCTGCTGGCGACCCAGCTCGAGTCGTATCTTGGCTTTCTGCAACAAGACAAAGTACCGTCTCAACGTAAGAATGAGGGCCTGCAGTCGGCTTTCACCTCAATTTTCCCTATCGTTTCGCACAATGGTTTTGCGCGTCTCGAATTTCTGTCGTACGTGCTCGGCGATCCGCCGTTCGACGTCAAGGAATGCCAACAGCGTGGCCTGACCTTCGCGTCGCCATTGCGCGCCAAGGTGCGTCTGGTGATCCTGGACAAGGAATCACCGACCAAGCCGGTCGTCAAGGAAATGAAAGAACAGGAAGTCTACATGGGCGAATTGCCGCTCATGACGACTACCGGTTCGTTCGTCATCAACGGCACCGAGCGCGTTATCGTGTCGCAGCTGCATCGTTCGCCAGGCGTGTTCTTTGAACATGACCGCGGCAAGACGCACTCGTCCGGCAAACTGCTGTTCTCGGCCCGTATCATTCCTTACCGCGGTTCATGGCTGGACTTCGAGTTCGACCCGAAAGACATCCTGTTCTTCCGCGTCGACCGCCGCCGCAAGATGCCTGTCACGATCCTGCTGAAAGCGATCGGCATGTCGGTCGAGCAGATCCTGGCCAACTTCTTCGTATTCGACAACTTCGCGTTGCGTAACGAAGGCGCGGAGATGGAATTCGTAGCAGAACGCCTGCGTGGCGAAGTTGCGCGTTTCGACATCACCGACAAAGCTGGCAAGGTCCTGGTCGCGAAAGACAAGCGTATCAATTCCAAGCACGTGCGTGACGTCGAAGCCGCTGGCATCAAGCATATCTCGGTGCCGGAAGACTACCTGCTGGGCCGCGTCCTGGCGCGTAACATCGTTGACGGCGACACTGGCGAAGTAGTGGCCAACGCCAACGACGAGCTGACCGAAGAATTGCTGGCCAAGCTGCGTGAAGCTGACATCAGCGACATCCAGACTCTGTACACCAACGACCTGGACCAAGGTAGCTACATCTCGCAGACTCTGCGCAGCGACGACACCAACGACCAGATGGCTGCCCGCGTCGCGATCTATCGCATGATGCGTCCAGGCGAACCGCCAACCGAAGATTCGGTTGAAGCGCTGTTCAACGGTCTGTTCTACAACGCTGATCGTTACGATCTGTCGGCTGTCGGCCGCATGAAGTTCAACCGCCGCATCGGCCGCGATGAACTGACTGGCGCCATGACGCTGTCGAACGACGACGTGCTGGCGGTGATCAAGATCCTGGTTGAATTGCGTAACGGCCGCGGCGAAGTGGACGATATCGATCACTTGGGTAACCGTCGTGTGCGTTGCGTCGGCGAACTGGCTGAGAACCAGTTCCGCGCTGGCCTGGTGCGTGTTGAACGTGCTGTCAAGGAACGCCTCGGCCAAGCCGAAGCGGACAACCTGATGCCGCATGACCTGATCAATTCCAAGCCGATTTCGGCCGCTATCCGTGAATTCTTCGGTTCGTCGCAGTTGTCGCAGTTTATGGACCAGACTAACCCGTTGTCGGAAATCACCCACAAGCGCCGTGTATCGGCACTTGGACCGGGCGGTTTGACCCGTGAGCGCGCTGGCTTTGAAGTGCGCGACGTGCATCCAACCCACTATGGCCGTGTCTGCCCGATCGAAACACCGGAAGGCCCGAACATTGGTCTGATCAATTCGCTGGCTTTGTATGCTCGCCTGAACGAATACGGTTTCCTCGAGACTCCGTACCGCAAGGTTGAAGACAGCAAGGTTACCGAGCAGATCGACTATCTGTCGGCAATTGAAGAAGGCCGCTACATCATCGCCCAGGCGAATGCGACCATCGACAAGTCCCTGAAGCTGTCGGATGAACTGGTTTCCGCACGTGAAGCCGGCGAAACCATCTTGGTATCGCCAGAACGCGTCCAGTACATGGACGTGGCGCCAGGCCAGGTGGTTTCGGTTGCAGCATCGCTGATCCCGTTCCTCGAACACGATGATGCGAACCGCGCATTGATGGGTGCCAACATGCAGCGCCAGGCAGTTCCTTGCCTGCGTCCAGAGAAGGCATTGGTCGGTACCGGTATCGAACGCACCGTGGCAGTTGACTCCGGTACAACCGTGCAGGCACTGCGTGGCGGTATCGTTGATTACGTCGATGCGGGTCGTGTCGTTATTCGTGTGAATGACGAAGAAGCGACTGCCGGCGAAGTCGGTGTCGACATCTACAACCTGATCAAGTACACACGTTCGAACCAGAACACCAACATCAACCAACGGCCAATCGTGCAAGTTGGCGACCGCGTCGCCAAGCACGACGTGATCGCCGACGGCGCATCGACCGATCTGGGCGAGCTGGCTCTGGGCCAGAACATGCTGGTGGCGTTTATGCCATGGAACGGCTACAACTTCGAAGATTCGATTTTGATCTCCGAAAAAGTCGTGGCTGACGACCGCTACACTTCGATCCATATCGAAGAGTTGTCGGTAGTTGCACGCGACACCAAGCTGGGCGCTGAAGAAATCACCCGCGACATCTCCAACCTGGCCGAAAACCAGCTGGCGCGTCTGGATGAGTCCGGCATCGTCTACATCGGTGCTGAAGT
The sequence above is a segment of the Collimonas sp. PA-H2 genome. Coding sequences within it:
- the secE gene encoding preprotein translocase subunit SecE yields the protein MSNHPVQTVGESGSKLKVILAVLAVVAGVVGFYFLSGQSGLVRAGALVAGLVAAVALAWTSTQGREFLGFAKEAVRETKKVVWPTRKEAMQITAIVFAFVLVMAIFLWGIDKILEVLLYDVILGWKQ
- the nusG gene encoding transcription termination/antitermination protein NusG, whose translation is MSDSTQNDAQATPPAVTPSAPAGKKRWYVVHAYSGMEKSVQRALTERIDRAGMQEQFGQILVPTEEVIEVKNGQKAVTERRFFPGYVLVEMEMTDETWHLVKNTNKVTGFIGGKSNKPTPIPQHEVDKIMQQMQDGIEKPRPKVLYEVGELVRIKEGAFTDFNGNVEEVNYEKSRVRVTVTIFGRATPVELEFDKVEKV
- the rplK gene encoding 50S ribosomal protein L11, with amino-acid sequence MAKKIIGFIKLQVPAGKANPSPPIGPALGQRGLNIMEFCKAFNAQTQGVEPGLPIPVVITAFADKSFTFVMKTPPATILIKKAAGITKGSATPHTTKVGSITRKQAEEIATLKKPDLTGADLEAGVRTIAGSARSMGITVEGL
- the rplA gene encoding 50S ribosomal protein L1, with translation MAKLTKRAKAIKAKVDRTKAYPFDNAVALIKECATAKFNESIDVSVQLGVDAKKSDQVVRGSVVLPAGTGKTVRVAVFASGEKAEQAKAAGADIVGMEDLAEQIKAGNMPFDIVIASPDTMRIVGTLGQILGPRGLMPNPKVGTVTPDVATAVKNAKAGQVQYRTDKAGIVHATIGRKSFSDAELKSNLLALIDALSKAKPATSKGVYLRKISMSSTMGAGVRVDQSTLAA
- the rplJ gene encoding 50S ribosomal protein L10 is translated as MSLNLNDKKAVVAEVSAKVANAQTIVVAEYRGIQVGHLTQLRANARTQGVYLRVLKNTLARRAVEGTAFADLASQMTGPLIYSISEDAVAAAKVINDFAKTNDKLVVKAGNFAGKSLDKAGVQALANIPSREVLLAQVVGMMQAPISGFVRGLAALAAKKEAEAA
- the rplL gene encoding 50S ribosomal protein L7/L12; amino-acid sequence: MALDKDAILDAVGALTVLELNDLVKAFEEKFGVSAAAVAVAGGAGGGAAAAVEEQTEFTVILKSFGANKVGVIKAVREITGLGLKEAKDLVDGAPKPVKEGVSKADAEAAAKKLVEAGAEAEVK
- the rpoB gene encoding DNA-directed RNA polymerase subunit beta, with amino-acid sequence MHYSFTEKKRIRKSFAKRANVHHVPFLLATQLESYLGFLQQDKVPSQRKNEGLQSAFTSIFPIVSHNGFARLEFLSYVLGDPPFDVKECQQRGLTFASPLRAKVRLVILDKESPTKPVVKEMKEQEVYMGELPLMTTTGSFVINGTERVIVSQLHRSPGVFFEHDRGKTHSSGKLLFSARIIPYRGSWLDFEFDPKDILFFRVDRRRKMPVTILLKAIGMSVEQILANFFVFDNFALRNEGAEMEFVAERLRGEVARFDITDKAGKVLVAKDKRINSKHVRDVEAAGIKHISVPEDYLLGRVLARNIVDGDTGEVVANANDELTEELLAKLREADISDIQTLYTNDLDQGSYISQTLRSDDTNDQMAARVAIYRMMRPGEPPTEDSVEALFNGLFYNADRYDLSAVGRMKFNRRIGRDELTGAMTLSNDDVLAVIKILVELRNGRGEVDDIDHLGNRRVRCVGELAENQFRAGLVRVERAVKERLGQAEADNLMPHDLINSKPISAAIREFFGSSQLSQFMDQTNPLSEITHKRRVSALGPGGLTRERAGFEVRDVHPTHYGRVCPIETPEGPNIGLINSLALYARLNEYGFLETPYRKVEDSKVTEQIDYLSAIEEGRYIIAQANATIDKSLKLSDELVSAREAGETILVSPERVQYMDVAPGQVVSVAASLIPFLEHDDANRALMGANMQRQAVPCLRPEKALVGTGIERTVAVDSGTTVQALRGGIVDYVDAGRVVIRVNDEEATAGEVGVDIYNLIKYTRSNQNTNINQRPIVQVGDRVAKHDVIADGASTDLGELALGQNMLVAFMPWNGYNFEDSILISEKVVADDRYTSIHIEELSVVARDTKLGAEEITRDISNLAENQLARLDESGIVYIGAEVEAGDTLVGKVTPKGETQLTPEEKLLRAIFGEKASDVKDTSLRVPSGMVGTVIDVQVFTREGIQRDKRAQQIIDDELQRYRLDLNDQLRIVEGDAFERLERMLIGKVVNGGPKKLAKGAKLTKEYLADLDKYHWFDIRPADDDAAVALEAIKESIAEKRHQFDLAFEEKRKKLTQGDELQPGVQKMVKVYLAVKRRLQPGDKMAGRHGNKGVVSRILPIEDMPHMADGTPADIVLNPLGVPSRMNIGQVLEVHLGWAAKGLGLRIGEMLKAQTKIAELRKFLNTIYNESGKTEDLDSLSDEEILHLADNLKLGVPFATPVFDGAHEDEIRRMLDLAYPDAIAKQLGMTPSKNQVTMYDGRTGEAFERNVTVGYMHYLKLHHLVDDKMHARSTGPYSLVTQQPLGGKAQFGGQRFGEMEVWALEAYGASYVLQEMLTVKSDDVNGRTKVYENLVKGDHVIDAGMPESFNVLLKEIRSLGIDMDLDRE